Proteins co-encoded in one Candidatus Hinthialibacter antarcticus genomic window:
- a CDS encoding SAM-dependent chlorinase/fluorinase: protein MMNKRPIVTLLTDFGNADGFIGVMKGVMLQIAPDIHFVDITHELPAFSLSAAAFLNSWSYGYFPPGTVHLCVVDPGVGTQRRALIVETQGHTFIAPDNGLLSPVLSLTGERTIISATDPKYWLSKVSYTFHGRDIFSPLAAHIARGVSISVLGPQINDPVMLPCDPPSITPNCIECHIRYIDHFGNLITDLTRSRFDHWAAQNGCEFGSVEIHLDGVVINGVSKTYGVHKPGALAAVFDGYDCLEIAVTQGNASQQLGLSVDRAVTVKPATTSMGVWNS, encoded by the coding sequence ATGATGAACAAACGACCGATTGTTACTCTCCTCACTGATTTCGGCAATGCAGACGGTTTCATCGGCGTGATGAAAGGCGTGATGTTGCAAATCGCGCCCGACATCCATTTCGTAGACATCACCCATGAGTTGCCCGCCTTTTCGCTTTCGGCGGCGGCGTTTTTAAACTCGTGGTCTTACGGGTATTTCCCGCCGGGGACGGTGCACCTTTGCGTGGTTGACCCCGGCGTCGGAACCCAGCGCCGGGCGCTGATTGTGGAGACGCAAGGCCATACTTTCATCGCGCCCGATAACGGGCTGTTGTCTCCAGTGCTCTCCTTAACGGGCGAACGCACCATCATCTCGGCGACGGACCCGAAATACTGGCTGTCAAAAGTGAGTTACACCTTTCATGGACGCGACATTTTTTCGCCGCTGGCGGCGCACATTGCGCGAGGCGTTTCGATTTCTGTTTTGGGGCCGCAGATCAACGACCCCGTCATGCTTCCCTGCGACCCGCCGAGCATAACGCCCAACTGCATTGAATGCCACATTCGCTACATCGACCACTTTGGCAACCTGATTACCGACCTCACCCGCTCGCGGTTTGACCATTGGGCGGCGCAAAACGGCTGCGAATTCGGCAGCGTCGAGATCCACCTGGATGGAGTTGTCATCAATGGCGTGAGCAAAACCTATGGCGTCCACAAACCCGGCGCCTTAGCGGCAGTGTTCGATGGATACGATTGCCTGGAAATCGCCGTGACTCAGGGCAACGCCT
- a CDS encoding ATP-binding protein — MKSGFLKKILDRADKIDKHSILDYLKQIVQERDLMVLIFDNMREGMIFVDDDEMVVYVNQSARTMLRLGDGSATPFVALPKLLGSSSLYSFCQGLIETGETSAFEDYTLHTRDEIRFLKINCLPLRNAGELFGTLYLFLDETEQTIQEEKLRKAEKLAALTTLSAGVSHEIRNPLNALSIHLQLLKRQLKKNGNDSEDIDKTINVFQTEITRLNDVIETFLTAVRPSQPEMKLTPLYDLITETLTLMRPEFLQHAIQIMLYEDGEWPLVQADADQLKQAFINLFRNAIDAITEQSAEERETKENRIVLRMSRSDDRIRLTFADDGGGMNSEDARRIFEPYFTTKPKGTGLGLMIVDRIIREHNGTVNAVSETGEGTQIAVELPIAAERPKRLQYGEANVNEF, encoded by the coding sequence ATGAAAAGCGGGTTTCTGAAAAAAATTCTTGACCGCGCCGACAAAATCGACAAGCACAGCATCCTCGATTATCTCAAGCAAATTGTGCAAGAACGCGATTTGATGGTGTTGATTTTCGACAACATGCGCGAGGGAATGATTTTCGTTGACGACGACGAGATGGTAGTCTACGTCAATCAATCCGCGCGAACCATGCTGCGTTTGGGCGACGGTTCGGCGACGCCGTTTGTTGCGCTGCCAAAACTATTGGGCAGTTCATCGCTGTATTCATTCTGCCAGGGACTCATTGAAACAGGAGAAACCAGCGCGTTTGAAGACTACACGCTGCATACCCGCGATGAAATCCGGTTTCTAAAAATCAATTGCCTGCCGCTGCGAAACGCAGGCGAGTTGTTCGGCACATTGTATTTATTTTTGGATGAAACCGAACAAACCATTCAAGAAGAAAAACTGCGCAAAGCCGAAAAATTGGCGGCGTTAACGACGCTGTCCGCAGGCGTGTCGCATGAAATCCGCAACCCGCTCAACGCGCTGTCGATTCATTTGCAATTGCTCAAGCGGCAACTGAAAAAAAACGGCAACGACTCGGAAGACATCGACAAGACCATCAATGTATTTCAAACCGAAATCACCCGGCTTAATGACGTGATCGAAACCTTTTTGACTGCCGTTCGCCCTTCACAGCCAGAGATGAAACTCACCCCGCTCTACGACCTCATCACAGAGACGTTAACGCTGATGCGGCCTGAGTTTTTACAACACGCCATTCAAATTATGTTATATGAAGACGGCGAATGGCCGTTGGTGCAAGCCGACGCAGACCAACTCAAACAAGCGTTCATCAACTTATTTCGCAACGCAATCGACGCCATTACCGAACAAAGCGCCGAAGAGAGAGAGACAAAAGAAAACCGTATTGTTCTCCGCATGTCGCGCAGCGATGACCGCATTCGCCTGACGTTTGCCGATGACGGCGGCGGCATGAATTCGGAGGACGCGCGGCGCATCTTTGAGCCGTATTTCACCACCAAGCCCAAGGGCACCGGTTTGGGCTTGATGATCGTCGACCGCATTATCCGCGAACACAACGGAACAGTAAACGCCGTTTCAGAAACCGGCGAAGGCACGCAAATCGCCGTTGAACTTCCCATCGCGGCGGAACGCCCCAAGCGGTTACAATACGGCGAGGCCAACGTCAATGAATTTTGA
- a CDS encoding Gfo/Idh/MocA family oxidoreductase: MTDSLNAVVIGCGSLGKHHARIYAQSENANLLAVVDVDEEARRAAADQWGCQAAASLDEVTEPIHLASVVVPTIDHLTVARRLLEAGVPVLVEKPIAISVEEGEAMVALAAKHDVILQVGHIERFNPAVLELGSRLNQPLFIESHRLGPPAPRVKDVGVVLDLMIHDLDLILSLVKSDIEMIDAVGVPILTPQEDICNARLRFTGGCVANVTVSRVTPERQRKIRFFQSDAYLSLDYLVPELQIFRKSQAPDGSVRIEHEKPKLTEREPLVAEIESFIECVVQKKRPVVSGEDGVRALNIAQQITQQAQSSTQAVWEKIQTTPNPA; this comes from the coding sequence ATGACGGATTCCCTCAATGCAGTAGTCATCGGATGCGGCTCGCTCGGCAAGCATCACGCCCGTATTTATGCGCAGAGTGAAAATGCAAACCTGCTCGCGGTTGTGGATGTGGATGAAGAAGCCCGCCGCGCCGCTGCTGACCAATGGGGATGCCAGGCGGCTGCGAGTTTGGATGAGGTGACGGAACCGATTCATCTCGCCAGCGTGGTCGTGCCGACGATTGACCATCTGACGGTCGCGCGGCGTCTGCTCGAAGCGGGCGTGCCGGTCTTGGTTGAAAAGCCCATCGCCATTTCCGTCGAAGAAGGCGAAGCGATGGTGGCGCTTGCGGCGAAGCATGACGTGATTTTACAAGTCGGTCACATTGAGCGTTTTAATCCAGCCGTGTTGGAACTGGGCAGCCGTTTGAACCAACCGCTTTTTATTGAATCCCACCGTCTGGGGCCGCCCGCGCCGCGCGTAAAAGACGTCGGCGTCGTACTTGATCTGATGATTCACGATCTGGATTTAATTCTCTCTCTCGTGAAATCCGACATCGAAATGATCGACGCCGTCGGCGTGCCGATCCTCACCCCGCAAGAAGATATTTGTAATGCGCGGCTGCGATTCACCGGCGGTTGCGTCGCCAATGTGACGGTCAGCCGGGTGACGCCCGAACGCCAGCGTAAAATTCGCTTCTTCCAATCCGACGCCTATTTATCATTGGATTATCTTGTCCCCGAGTTGCAAATTTTTAGAAAATCCCAAGCGCCGGACGGCAGCGTCCGCATTGAACACGAGAAACCCAAGTTGACGGAACGCGAACCGCTGGTGGCGGAAATTGAATCTTTCATCGAGTGCGTGGTGCAAAAAAAGCGCCCGGTGGTTTCGGGTGAAGACGGCGTTCGCGCGCTGAACATCGCCCAGCAAATTACGCAACAGGCCCAATCCTCGACGCAAGCCGTCTGGGAAAAAATACAAACAACGCCCAACCCCGCGTAA
- a CDS encoding glycosyltransferase — translation MTLDPQTPNWRRIDVEQSPHWLPNLEELQKRDAALAQRVESSLSQLEQLEICEPELGQFRCRWAQTKCEVYPAGPLLPQLESQLDRAKIFYNRGVKLLLVVGSGIGYLASHIEPVIQGQFQCGLLLIEPRIELFIAHLCLFEARHLLRSYQVFFAVGESMLSSVEPVMRRNALHHVSNEQIALLQERQLTDAENQEVRELRSALPNWWRRAVEQIQDAQGAFNQRMQQPPNLEAGVAWAFAAPDAYAHTPLMESLLGGFGALGWRKSVIQIRDGFQTRARVGEDVINQQPDILFFCNSASKEFVSYEVTRPRVTIMLDNPEHYSPESLRENLGPMDHVFYIDRTYGPFFDKTHAATANFMPAFSMGTQPGRKRDELAASIVFVGSYTPVSDYLKDVKSSLREQIEAIAQRKIDHPLENAPQAIQASGVSEEAAAALQQQSLEYIKTIQRNFATHEMVLDYYLYALSNSLKRERCIEVLLDLGVVVYGPESWLKVLGQDRADQFRGWLPGDQLPDVYASAKICLNLHSLQCPTCFNPRDFDILAAGGCLLGDEIADMEEGILEREKDLCSFSSPQQLREVAQELLENKEKRLGLVANGKTTIAQRHTPAHRAQTIVETIRNCRT, via the coding sequence ATGACGCTTGACCCGCAGACTCCAAACTGGCGCCGGATTGATGTGGAGCAATCTCCGCATTGGCTCCCAAACTTGGAGGAACTGCAAAAGCGCGACGCGGCCCTCGCGCAACGGGTCGAATCCTCACTTTCTCAGTTAGAGCAACTCGAAATTTGCGAACCGGAACTAGGTCAGTTTCGGTGTCGGTGGGCGCAAACGAAGTGCGAAGTTTATCCGGCGGGGCCGTTGCTTCCCCAATTAGAATCTCAACTGGATCGGGCCAAAATTTTCTACAATCGCGGCGTCAAGTTGCTGCTTGTGGTTGGCTCTGGGATCGGATACCTCGCTTCACACATCGAACCGGTCATTCAAGGGCAGTTTCAGTGCGGGCTATTATTGATTGAACCAAGGATCGAATTATTTATCGCCCATCTGTGTCTATTTGAAGCGCGCCACCTGCTTCGTTCTTATCAAGTGTTTTTTGCGGTCGGCGAGTCAATGCTATCGTCCGTTGAACCAGTGATGAGACGCAACGCGCTGCATCATGTTTCCAATGAACAAATTGCCTTGCTGCAGGAACGCCAACTCACGGATGCAGAAAACCAAGAGGTGCGGGAACTGCGTTCCGCTTTACCGAATTGGTGGCGTCGCGCAGTAGAACAAATACAAGACGCGCAAGGCGCGTTCAACCAGCGGATGCAACAGCCGCCGAATTTAGAGGCTGGCGTTGCGTGGGCGTTTGCCGCGCCTGATGCGTATGCGCATACGCCATTGATGGAGTCGCTATTGGGCGGATTCGGGGCGCTAGGGTGGCGCAAGTCGGTGATCCAGATTCGCGATGGATTTCAGACCCGCGCCCGCGTCGGCGAGGATGTCATCAATCAACAGCCCGACATTTTGTTCTTTTGTAATAGCGCATCGAAAGAATTCGTGTCGTATGAAGTCACTCGTCCCCGCGTCACAATAATGCTCGATAATCCTGAGCATTACTCTCCCGAATCACTGCGGGAAAACTTGGGGCCGATGGACCATGTGTTTTACATCGACCGCACTTACGGGCCGTTTTTTGACAAAACTCACGCTGCGACGGCGAATTTTATGCCCGCGTTTTCGATGGGAACTCAACCCGGCAGAAAGCGCGACGAACTCGCCGCATCGATTGTTTTTGTTGGTTCATACACGCCGGTGTCTGACTACTTGAAAGACGTGAAGTCGTCTCTGCGCGAACAAATTGAGGCAATCGCGCAGCGTAAAATCGACCATCCGTTAGAAAACGCGCCGCAAGCGATTCAAGCCTCTGGCGTCAGCGAAGAAGCCGCCGCCGCATTGCAGCAGCAATCACTCGAATACATCAAAACCATTCAACGCAACTTCGCAACACACGAAATGGTTCTCGATTATTACCTGTATGCCTTGTCTAACAGCCTGAAGCGCGAGCGCTGTATCGAAGTTCTGCTTGATCTGGGCGTCGTTGTATATGGGCCGGAGTCATGGCTGAAAGTATTGGGACAAGACCGGGCCGATCAATTTCGCGGATGGCTTCCCGGCGATCAACTGCCGGATGTGTATGCTTCCGCCAAAATTTGCTTGAACCTGCATAGTTTGCAATGTCCGACTTGCTTTAATCCGCGTGACTTTGATATCCTGGCAGCGGGCGGTTGTCTATTGGGAGACGAAATTGCGGATATGGAGGAAGGTATTTTAGAACGGGAGAAAGATTTATGTTCTTTTTCTTCTCCGCAACAATTGCGCGAAGTTGCACAAGAACTACTAGAAAATAAAGAAAAACGTCTCGGTCTCGTTGCCAATGGCAAAACGACGATTGCGCAGCGTCACACCCCCGCCCATCGCGCACAAACAATTGTGGAAACAATTCGTAATTGTCGTACATAA
- a CDS encoding radical SAM protein, which yields MTNQTFVSTVYGPVHSWREGKSLGIDLILSTSVCSFNCIYCQLGAIQNITTERQIFIQTEQVIRDFKASHWRESDILTFSGSGEPTLAINLGDVSRALAEIAPQPQLVLTNGTLLNNEDVIQDLQSVDRVYVKLDAGNEATFQRINRPADGLSLQQVIQNTLTFQQSYPGYLGLQIMIMPSNQSEIDEISRTVEQIQPDEVQLNTPTRPYAKVWNVASRGGHQAKDRPYHSVPLKTISLESAEAFAKTLRERTGVRVRPVRASA from the coding sequence ATGACGAATCAAACGTTTGTAAGCACCGTTTATGGGCCTGTCCACTCGTGGCGTGAAGGCAAATCTCTCGGGATTGACCTTATATTATCGACATCCGTCTGCTCGTTTAACTGTATATATTGTCAGTTAGGCGCTATTCAAAATATTACAACCGAGCGTCAAATTTTTATACAGACGGAACAAGTCATCCGGGACTTCAAAGCCAGCCATTGGAGAGAATCGGACATACTCACATTTTCTGGCAGCGGAGAGCCGACCCTGGCCATCAATCTTGGAGATGTTTCACGGGCGCTAGCCGAAATTGCTCCTCAACCCCAGCTCGTTCTGACCAATGGAACCCTGCTGAATAACGAAGACGTGATTCAGGATTTACAATCCGTTGACCGCGTTTACGTTAAACTAGATGCGGGAAACGAAGCCACCTTTCAACGCATCAACCGCCCCGCTGATGGACTATCTCTTCAGCAGGTCATTCAAAATACCCTGACGTTTCAGCAATCTTACCCGGGGTATTTAGGATTACAAATCATGATTATGCCGAGCAACCAATCTGAAATTGATGAAATTTCCCGAACGGTTGAACAAATCCAACCGGATGAGGTTCAATTGAATACGCCTACCCGCCCTTACGCCAAAGTATGGAACGTGGCCTCGCGCGGCGGGCATCAAGCCAAAGACCGCCCCTATCATTCCGTCCCCCTTAAGACCATTTCGCTGGAGTCTGCGGAAGCGTTTGCAAAAACGCTTCGCGAGCGAACCGGCGTTCGAGTCCGTCCTGTCCGCGCCTCAGCCTGA
- a CDS encoding potassium transporter TrkG, whose product MNLHRLFNPFSLPIILFAVVILLGAFALQLPVCSSGDAIPFIDALFTSASATCVTGLIVLDTSGDFSRTGQCVILLLIQLGGLGIMTYASLIFYLWRRRISLRDRAAVGSALLNDTSFNLGRFLLQIVFGCFLIELVGAGLLYAASPSGFPLFSALFHSVSAFCNAGFSLNPNSLIDFRGNLAVNLVLIALIVLGGLGFAVLLELLDVSRGVFAKDKTAPLRLSWHSSITVKMTWILILFGWVGLFITERLQGPDPLGLSDSVITALFQSVTCRTAGFNSIDISQMTNLSLMIMLLLMFVGGSSGSCAGGIKTTTFAALLSFIRSQLLGRKQVVIGRFALSELELNKTLSLTVFALAVILGGAFLLTFTDGAHTPHSSAGGTFLEILFEVVSAFATVGLSTGITPSLSTAGKCIIILLMFIGRLGPIVFLSMIAEWRREPRYQWPENTMMIG is encoded by the coding sequence ATGAATCTACATCGTTTATTCAATCCGTTTTCGCTTCCGATTATTCTGTTCGCGGTCGTTATTCTGCTGGGCGCCTTTGCTTTGCAATTACCGGTCTGCTCAAGCGGCGACGCGATTCCTTTCATTGATGCGCTGTTTACTTCGGCGTCGGCGACGTGCGTGACCGGGTTGATTGTTCTCGATACCAGCGGCGATTTCAGCCGGACGGGGCAATGCGTCATTTTGTTATTGATTCAACTCGGCGGCCTCGGCATCATGACCTACGCCAGCCTGATTTTTTATTTATGGCGCCGCCGCATTTCACTGCGCGATCGCGCTGCGGTCGGCTCCGCGCTGTTGAATGACACGTCATTCAACCTCGGTCGGTTTTTATTGCAGATCGTGTTTGGATGTTTTTTGATTGAACTGGTCGGCGCCGGGTTATTATACGCAGCGTCTCCGTCGGGCTTCCCGCTTTTTTCCGCCTTGTTTCATTCGGTGTCCGCGTTTTGCAACGCAGGCTTTTCACTTAATCCAAATAGTTTGATCGATTTTCGCGGCAATCTCGCTGTCAATCTGGTTCTCATTGCTTTGATTGTGTTGGGTGGTTTAGGCTTTGCGGTTCTGTTAGAACTACTTGATGTTAGCCGGGGTGTTTTTGCGAAAGACAAAACCGCCCCGCTTCGCTTGAGTTGGCATTCGTCAATTACCGTCAAAATGACTTGGATTCTAATTCTGTTCGGATGGGTGGGGCTATTCATCACCGAGCGGCTACAAGGCCCGGACCCATTAGGGCTTAGCGATTCTGTCATAACGGCGTTGTTTCAATCGGTCACTTGCCGCACGGCTGGGTTCAACTCCATTGACATTTCACAGATGACCAACCTCTCGCTGATGATTATGCTATTGTTGATGTTCGTCGGCGGTTCGTCCGGCTCATGCGCCGGGGGAATCAAGACGACAACATTCGCCGCCTTGCTTTCATTTATCCGCTCGCAACTGTTGGGGCGCAAGCAAGTCGTGATTGGCCGCTTCGCTCTATCCGAGTTGGAACTCAACAAGACGCTGAGCCTGACGGTATTCGCTTTGGCCGTCATTCTAGGTGGAGCGTTTTTGTTGACCTTTACCGATGGGGCGCATACGCCTCATTCCAGCGCGGGCGGGACCTTTCTCGAAATATTGTTTGAAGTCGTTTCTGCATTTGCCACTGTTGGGCTGAGTACGGGCATCACCCCCTCGCTGAGTACGGCAGGGAAATGCATCATCATTCTGCTAATGTTCATTGGGCGCTTGGGGCCGATTGTGTTCCTGTCTATGATTGCAGAATGGCGCCGCGAACCGCGTTATCAATGGCCGGAAAACACCATGATGATCGGTTAG
- a CDS encoding TrkA family potassium uptake protein yields MAKRMQIGIIGLGKFGLALGRSLIELGNEVVGIDFETSHVKNAQDILTQVYQADATDPAALKQLDIASLDYVIIGVGQNLEASALIALHLKELGAKNVWVKAISEDHEKILYRIGVDYVVFPERAAAEELAHRLTIPGFIDLLPYWKGVVIHELIVAAWKGQTLREIDMTNQYEVQCVAIRPLGGDALDFVPKADRKLNEGDVLVIIGREEAIAKITS; encoded by the coding sequence TTGGCGAAGCGTATGCAGATTGGAATCATTGGCCTGGGCAAGTTTGGCCTGGCGTTGGGACGTTCGTTGATCGAATTGGGCAATGAAGTCGTCGGGATTGACTTTGAGACTTCGCATGTGAAAAACGCTCAAGATATTCTAACGCAAGTGTATCAAGCCGATGCGACTGATCCTGCCGCGCTGAAGCAACTCGATATTGCCAGCCTCGATTACGTCATTATCGGCGTTGGTCAAAATCTCGAAGCCAGCGCATTAATCGCCCTGCACTTAAAAGAACTCGGCGCAAAGAACGTCTGGGTGAAAGCCATTAGCGAAGACCACGAAAAAATTCTCTACCGCATCGGCGTTGATTATGTCGTGTTTCCTGAACGCGCCGCCGCTGAAGAATTGGCGCACCGCCTGACCATTCCCGGTTTTATTGACTTGCTGCCTTATTGGAAAGGCGTGGTGATTCACGAACTGATTGTCGCCGCCTGGAAGGGACAGACGCTGCGTGAAATTGATATGACCAATCAATATGAAGTGCAGTGCGTCGCCATTCGCCCGCTGGGCGGCGATGCTTTGGATTTCGTACCCAAGGCTGACCGCAAATTAAACGAGGGCGACGTGCTGGTAATTATTGGCCGCGAAGAGGCCATCGCCAAAATCACTTCTTAA
- a CDS encoding membrane dipeptidase: MPDDVLKSVAKNRGVVMVNFYPLYIADEAAKRVNDMFAFYRKLQKDESLSEEEKDKRMDEYDQEYPIPPTTVKTVVDHIEHIIKVAGIEHVGIGSDYDGISAVPKQLDDVSMFPYITQEMLNRGYNEADIRKVLGENFMRAFRAAERVSREIQSGQSN, translated from the coding sequence GTGCCGGATGATGTGCTAAAAAGCGTCGCCAAAAACCGGGGCGTGGTGATGGTGAATTTTTATCCGCTGTATATTGCCGACGAAGCCGCTAAGCGCGTGAATGATATGTTCGCCTTCTATCGCAAATTGCAAAAAGATGAGAGCCTATCCGAAGAAGAAAAAGACAAGCGCATGGATGAGTATGACCAGGAGTACCCCATCCCGCCGACAACAGTGAAAACCGTCGTCGATCACATCGAACATATTATCAAAGTCGCGGGAATCGAACACGTTGGCATCGGCTCCGACTATGACGGCATCTCCGCCGTGCCGAAGCAATTGGATGACGTTTCGATGTTTCCGTATATCACGCAGGAAATGTTAAACCGGGGCTACAACGAGGCGGATATACGTAAGGTGCTTGGCGAAAACTTCATGCGCGCATTTCGCGCTGCCGAACGGGTCTCACGTGAAATACAGAGCGGGCAATCGAATTAA